The following proteins come from a genomic window of Pichia kudriavzevii chromosome 1, complete sequence:
- a CDS encoding uncharacterized protein (PKUD0A00450; similar to Saccharomyces cerevisiae YGL004C (RPN14); ancestral locus Anc_4.119) — translation MYTIPQVEIQSDALQVLIDEREHPNDESIWLRYNDELFDLKATGKSFVNTKSNILITQSSNKSTSFQMMRFNDKFSLVFPNNYHGLKITENYNFTSIATCNDNILIGTDDGSVIKLPIPISIHPLFPIISQNIHFADIIKILRFPSNKVFLTVGLDLQIKLWSNENKDSVLKTPVRILKNEHCRRITDVGMIGRGRNIVSCGLDGKIIIWEMSSALSVWKASRIKDLNDGCTSLDIIQSENYVQSNKSNCFFDCEGKFIIVGHQSGFVTIWDCSARLFMFEHKVSNFAISDIKCVDQGRIIIGLNNGHVLLYQIDLKVRTLELIWDTHVEVSDNLIVDIIHTEVYKGSVIVLSDNKLVRLNLKDGKLSDVYVGIDEKIFHFTILNGTLIVVGKRNLIVSINL, via the coding sequence ATGTACACCATTCCGCAAGTTGAAATACAGTCGGATGCATTACAAGTATTGATTGATGAGAGAGAACATCCCAATGATGAGAGTATATGGCTTAGGTATAATGATGAATTGTTCGACTTGAAAGCAACCGGCAAATCATTTGTTAATACAAAGTCGAATATATTGATTACACAATCTTCTAATAAATCTACTAGCTTTCAAATGATGAGATTTAATGATAAATTTAGCCTTGTTTTCCCAAACAATTATCATGGTTTGAAAATCACTGAAAATTACAATTTCACATCAATTGCTACATGCAATGATAATATTTTAATAGGCACAGATGATGGATCTGTGATTAAGTTGCCAATTCCCATATCGATTCATCCTTTGTTTCCGATCATATCGCAGAATATACATTTTGCAGATATCATTAAAATCCTAAGATTTCCAAGTAACAAAGTGTTTTTAACAGTTGGCTTAGATCTGCAAATCAAACTGTGGTCAAATGAGAATAAAGACTCGGTTTTGAAGACTCCTGTACggatattgaagaatgaaCATTGTAGACGGATTACTGATGTTGGTATGATTGGTAGGGGAAGGAATATAGTAAGTTGCGGATTAGACGGCAAGATAATTATCTGGGAAATGAGTAGTGCATTGTCTGTTTGGAAGGCTAGTAGAATAAAGGATTTGAATGACGGATGTACAAGCCTAGATATCATTCAAAGCGAGAACTATGTACAGTCAAACAAATCcaattgtttctttgattgtGAAGGCAAATTTATCATAGTTGGGCACCAAAGTGGGTTTGTGACTATTTGGGATTGTAGTGCAAGGTTGTTTATGTTTGAACATAAAGTTAGCAATTTTGCAATATCTGATATCAAATGTGTTGATCAGGGACGAATAATAATAGGTTTAAATAATGGTCATGTTTTACTATACCAGATCGACTTAAAAGTGAGAACACTTGAATTGATATGGGACACACATGTTGAAGTGTCTGATAACCTTATTGTCGATATTATTCACACGGAGGTTTACAAGGGCTCTGTGATCGTATTGAGTGATAATAAATTGGTAAGattaaatttgaaagatgGTAAATTAAGCGATGTCTATGTTGGAATTGACGAAAAGATCTTTCACTTTACAATTTTGAATGGCACTTTGATCGTAGTTGGTAAAAGAAATCTTATTGTGTCTATTAATTTATAA